From a single Bacillus sp. BGMRC 2118 genomic region:
- a CDS encoding DUF2157 domain-containing protein codes for MRNLISREGKQWLKEGIITEEQYHKIINTYEIEKKSNLLPILASILIGLSILTFIASNWDGISQLARVFIIVIGMTTFYVTGELFHKKESRVIGNALIGIGVISFGAGIILLGQMFHFQSYDARAFIIWAIAALVVVGLWESKYLLLLSILIITVGQLYSFVNYSSFSYLLALLLVVGVSHFVYHRSALSASIALSISYMIQSLLLIIHLELNYQYLFVFAFVLYLISHLIRANAIQKSIKNTALLAAIAVSIVNVFWIDSGIVEENGSILYLFVIAVLFIMLYLLKRNSIDLIDGVLFLPLFYIEDIAGVLYLLILFIYSICLLTVGYQKHHTDKASFGTVLFLISAFLGYIQIAWDFMPKSLFFLLGGLILFILSWFLEKNRRKLVKGEK; via the coding sequence ATGAGGAACCTCATATCCCGTGAAGGTAAGCAGTGGCTGAAGGAAGGAATTATCACTGAGGAGCAATATCATAAAATTATTAACACCTATGAAATTGAAAAAAAGTCAAATCTACTTCCGATTCTAGCCAGCATTTTAATAGGTTTGAGTATACTAACATTCATTGCTTCTAACTGGGATGGCATCTCACAACTAGCCCGAGTATTCATTATCGTTATTGGTATGACTACATTCTATGTAACTGGGGAACTTTTTCATAAAAAAGAAAGTCGAGTCATAGGAAATGCATTAATCGGAATCGGTGTTATTTCATTTGGTGCAGGTATTATTCTTCTTGGTCAAATGTTCCATTTTCAATCGTATGATGCAAGAGCCTTTATCATATGGGCAATAGCAGCACTAGTAGTTGTAGGGCTTTGGGAAAGTAAGTATTTGCTGTTATTATCCATTCTCATCATAACGGTTGGTCAATTATATAGCTTTGTTAATTATTCCTCCTTTAGTTATCTATTAGCACTATTACTTGTAGTTGGAGTCAGTCACTTTGTCTATCATCGTTCTGCCCTGTCAGCAAGTATCGCTTTGTCCATTTCTTATATGATTCAATCTTTACTATTAATCATTCATCTCGAGTTGAATTACCAGTATTTATTTGTATTTGCCTTCGTGCTGTACTTGATTAGTCATTTGATTCGGGCTAATGCTATTCAAAAATCAATCAAAAACACGGCTTTATTGGCTGCCATAGCTGTTTCAATTGTTAATGTGTTTTGGATTGACTCAGGGATTGTAGAGGAAAATGGATCGATTTTATATCTATTCGTGATAGCCGTGTTATTCATCATGCTTTATCTGCTTAAACGAAATTCTATTGACCTTATAGACGGGGTATTGTTCTTACCACTCTTTTATATTGAAGATATTGCAGGCGTATTATATCTACTCATACTCTTTATTTACTCCATCTGTTTACTAACCGTTGGTTATCAAAAGCATCATACAGACAAAGCATCGTTTGGAACAGTGCTTTTTCTCATAAGTGCTTTTCTAGGTTACATCCAGATTGCATGGGACTTCATGCCAAAATCGTTATTCTTTTTATTAGGCGGGCTAATTCTATTCATACTGAGCTGGTTTCTTGAGAAGAACAGAAGAAAACTAGTGAAAGGAGAGAAATAG
- a CDS encoding GDYXXLXY domain-containing protein, with protein sequence MSRRIVFYGAILLQVIFLLGMAGSYYAIDKVGMEIRLKTVPIDPRDIFYGDYVTLQYEISTIPKGLWVGEESLQHGDRVYVLLEKDKGYHQVVAASPEKLEVGEGEILLSGRYMYEADASTLWVEYGIEQYYVPENTGKDIENSSGNHEVYVKIAPWGQMKIDRLVELD encoded by the coding sequence ATGAGCAGACGTATCGTATTTTATGGCGCAATCCTTTTACAGGTAATCTTTTTACTCGGTATGGCGGGTAGCTATTACGCAATAGATAAAGTAGGTATGGAAATCCGTCTGAAAACGGTACCCATCGATCCAAGGGATATATTTTACGGTGATTATGTAACACTTCAATATGAAATATCTACTATTCCTAAAGGTCTTTGGGTAGGTGAAGAATCTCTCCAACATGGAGATCGTGTTTACGTATTACTAGAAAAAGATAAAGGATACCATCAGGTGGTAGCTGCGAGCCCGGAAAAACTCGAAGTAGGCGAAGGAGAGATATTACTTTCTGGGAGATATATGTATGAAGCAGATGCTTCTACATTATGGGTTGAATATGGAATTGAGCAGTACTACGTTCCAGAAAACACGGGGAAGGACATTGAAAACAGCAGTGGTAATCATGAGGTGTATGTCAAAATTGCACCATGGGGACAGATGAAAATTGACAGACTCGTCGAACTAGATTGA
- a CDS encoding aspartyl-phosphate phosphatase Spo0E family protein has product MLELMIEETRERMIELAMELGLTAKETVNCSQQLDVLINLKLASSYQFDQTNNYMMQEAHMFI; this is encoded by the coding sequence ATGTTAGAATTAATGATTGAAGAAACAAGAGAAAGAATGATTGAACTAGCCATGGAACTAGGACTTACCGCAAAAGAAACTGTCAATTGCAGTCAACAACTAGATGTTCTAATTAATTTGAAATTAGCTTCATCTTATCAATTTGACCAAACCAACAACTATATGATGCAAGAAGCACATATGTTCATTTAG
- a CDS encoding fumarylacetoacetate hydrolase family protein produces MKLATATLRNGEQFVGVVQGDTIIHIKRAEELYKGDSLFPDCMQQVIEQHDTLELVQEILENLEKLHEECAYPLNEVTLEGPIPNPRKNIFCVGKNYADHAIEMGSKEDIPEDIIVFTKAPTTVIGHKGTVLNHHQLTKQLDYEGELAVVIGKKGIRISEEEASSYIFGYTIINDITARDLQSKHKQFFIGKSLDTTCPIGPWIVHHSEIQDANNLQISTKVNGEVRQNSNTSNCIFSIEKIISILSQGMTLEPGDIIATGTPAGVGKGFKPPKFLEPGDVMEVTVEGIGTLVNTLEK; encoded by the coding sequence ATGAAATTAGCAACAGCAACATTAAGAAATGGTGAACAATTTGTAGGTGTTGTACAAGGAGATACGATCATTCATATAAAAAGGGCAGAAGAGCTATATAAGGGTGACTCACTTTTTCCTGACTGTATGCAACAAGTAATTGAACAGCATGACACGTTAGAGTTAGTACAGGAAATACTAGAAAACTTAGAAAAATTACATGAGGAATGCGCATACCCTTTAAATGAGGTTACATTAGAAGGACCTATCCCAAATCCTCGTAAAAATATCTTCTGTGTCGGGAAGAATTACGCAGATCATGCCATTGAAATGGGCAGTAAAGAAGATATTCCTGAGGATATCATCGTATTTACAAAAGCGCCAACGACCGTAATTGGACATAAGGGGACTGTGTTGAATCACCATCAACTAACAAAGCAGCTTGACTATGAAGGAGAGCTTGCAGTAGTGATTGGGAAAAAAGGGATCAGAATATCAGAAGAAGAGGCTAGCTCCTACATATTTGGATACACCATTATAAATGACATCACAGCAAGAGATCTTCAATCTAAGCATAAGCAGTTTTTCATTGGTAAAAGTCTAGATACAACGTGTCCAATAGGGCCGTGGATCGTTCATCATTCTGAAATTCAAGATGCAAACAATTTACAAATATCAACGAAAGTTAATGGAGAGGTAAGACAGAACTCAAATACTAGTAATTGTATCTTTTCAATTGAAAAAATTATTTCAATCTTGTCACAAGGAATGACATTAGAGCCGGGAGACATTATCGCAACTGGAACGCCTGCAGGGGTCGGGAAAGGATTCAAGCCACCGAAGTTCCTAGAACCAGGTGATGTGATGGAAGTTACCGTTGAAGGGATCGGAACACTTGTAAATACACTCGAAAAATAA
- a CDS encoding GNAT family N-acetyltransferase has protein sequence MNKFDSYIQSDRLIVRPYEKKDYHNWLTMFTNRLPSQHQYDDGKIDMSICSEEWFELLVQKHQHMALEDKIYVFGIFRKSDGSNVGSIDFSTIMRDEYQWARFGYTIHNQFWRNGYGSEAVKASLQLAFTSLNYYRIEAHINLDNEASKKLAEKVGLQFECVRKRFIYENEMWTDHLVYVINRQEFSQQKSNVKNF, from the coding sequence ATGAACAAGTTTGATTCATACATACAATCAGATAGATTAATAGTTAGACCATATGAAAAGAAGGATTATCATAATTGGCTTACAATGTTTACAAATCGACTTCCTTCACAGCATCAATATGATGACGGAAAAATTGATATGAGTATTTGTTCAGAGGAATGGTTTGAACTCTTAGTTCAGAAGCATCAACATATGGCGCTAGAAGATAAGATATACGTATTTGGGATCTTTAGAAAGTCTGATGGCAGTAATGTTGGCTCAATTGATTTCTCAACGATTATGAGAGATGAATATCAATGGGCACGTTTTGGCTACACCATTCACAATCAATTTTGGAGAAATGGGTATGGAAGTGAAGCTGTAAAGGCATCTCTTCAACTTGCATTTACTTCATTGAATTATTACCGTATTGAAGCACATATTAATCTGGATAATGAGGCATCCAAAAAACTCGCTGAAAAGGTAGGTTTGCAGTTTGAATGTGTTAGAAAAAGATTCATATATGAAAATGAAATGTGGACAGATCACCTTGTGTATGTAATAAACAGACAAGAATTCAGTCAACAAAAGAGCAATGTCAAAAATTTCTAG
- a CDS encoding helix-turn-helix domain-containing protein translates to MTESKVDILLHPVRMRILQSLVSENLTVQQMKERLPDIPQATLYRHLNKLFEAGVIFVIQEQQVRGTVEKLYSITPKEADITNNDIQRYSKEQYMELFMKYMANLLGEYERYVSQDKVDFEKDGVSLRQATMYLSDDEFQDFIHELRGVYAKILPNKPSAERRKRIFANIIIPEAREKE, encoded by the coding sequence ATGACTGAATCTAAAGTAGACATTCTATTACATCCCGTTCGAATGAGAATCCTTCAATCATTAGTATCAGAAAACTTAACCGTTCAGCAAATGAAAGAACGATTACCTGATATTCCCCAAGCAACTCTATATCGTCATTTGAACAAATTATTTGAAGCAGGTGTCATATTTGTAATTCAGGAGCAACAAGTAAGAGGTACAGTTGAGAAATTATACTCCATTACTCCAAAAGAAGCAGATATTACAAACAATGACATTCAACGTTATTCGAAGGAACAATACATGGAACTCTTTATGAAATACATGGCTAATCTACTTGGAGAATATGAGCGTTACGTTTCACAGGATAAAGTAGACTTTGAAAAAGATGGTGTATCTCTTAGGCAGGCTACTATGTATTTATCAGATGACGAATTTCAAGACTTTATTCATGAACTTAGAGGAGTATATGCAAAAATACTGCCTAATAAGCCATCTGCTGAACGGAGGAAGAGAATCTTTGCAAATATTATTATTCCAGAAGCGAGAGAGAAGGAGTGA
- a CDS encoding alpha/beta hydrolase: protein MKEAQVTIQSDVQLKGSLSIPSTNDHQVSPAIVIVPGTGKLDRNGKVNKKLDLQLYRQLAEKLTEMGFVTLRYDKRGIGESEGDFNTTGMWDLVTDIQAAVIFLKNRPEVDSEKVIILGHSEGSMLGTAAAVREPIAGLVLLAGAAETLSEATKRQRDLATQDILNAKGFLGWYLRLVGVPNKIEKQAQKYTKKVMDSTEDVMNVQFQSINAKWMREHFSYNVRDDLAKVTCPVLAITGARDIQANPELVKEVPNYVKGDSEYHIVENMGHSLKYQAKRSNMLSAKKDIIAESTLPLHPELVELMGEWLNRHFSNTIEKTTVTI, encoded by the coding sequence TTGAAGGAAGCTCAAGTTACAATTCAAAGTGATGTCCAATTAAAGGGATCCTTGTCGATACCTAGTACAAATGATCATCAAGTGAGTCCGGCAATTGTAATTGTACCTGGTACAGGAAAGCTTGATCGAAATGGAAAAGTAAATAAAAAACTAGATTTACAATTATATCGACAACTTGCAGAGAAATTAACCGAAATGGGATTTGTCACACTCAGGTATGACAAGCGTGGAATTGGTGAAAGTGAAGGAGACTTCAATACAACAGGAATGTGGGATTTAGTCACAGATATTCAAGCAGCTGTAATTTTTTTAAAGAACAGACCGGAAGTAGATTCCGAAAAAGTCATTATTTTGGGACATAGTGAAGGAAGTATGTTAGGTACTGCTGCTGCAGTAAGGGAACCAATTGCTGGTCTTGTCCTGCTGGCAGGTGCAGCTGAAACACTATCTGAAGCAACGAAGCGTCAGCGTGACCTTGCCACACAAGATATCCTCAATGCAAAAGGGTTTTTAGGCTGGTATTTACGATTAGTAGGTGTGCCTAATAAGATTGAAAAACAAGCTCAAAAGTATACAAAAAAAGTAATGGACTCAACAGAAGATGTGATGAATGTTCAATTTCAATCAATTAATGCGAAGTGGATGCGTGAGCATTTCTCCTACAATGTTCGTGATGACCTAGCGAAGGTAACATGTCCGGTTCTAGCTATAACTGGAGCAAGAGATATACAGGCTAACCCAGAGTTAGTTAAGGAAGTACCTAACTATGTAAAAGGGGATTCAGAGTATCATATTGTAGAAAATATGGGACATTCATTAAAATATCAAGCCAAAAGGTCCAACATGTTATCCGCTAAGAAGGATATTATTGCAGAATCGACGTTACCTCTTCATCCTGAACTTGTTGAGTTAATGGGAGAATGGCTGAATCGTCATTTTAGCAATACTATCGAAAAAACAACGGTCACAATATAA
- a CDS encoding ornithine--oxo-acid transaminase: MSKTQEIISVTEKFGANNYHPLPIVVSKAEGVWVEDPEGNKYMDMLSAYSAVNQGHRHPKIIEALKNQADKITLTSRAFHNDQLGPWYEKVASLTGMDMVLPMNTGAEAVETAVKAARRWAYDVKGVEADSAEIIVCEDNFHGRTMSAVSMSSNEEYKRGFGPMLPGIKVIPYGDTEALKANITPNTAAFIFEPIQGEAGIIIPRDGFLKEAYDICKENNVLYIADEIQAGLGRSGKLFAVDWEDVKPDMFILGKALGGGVFPISCVAANRNVLGVFEPGSHGSTFGGNPLACAVSIAALDVLIDEDLAGRSQKLGSYLVEKLKEIKNPIIKEVRGRGLFVGVELNEPARSYCESLKEKGLLCKETHENVIRFAPPLVISQEDLDWAIERIKEVLS, from the coding sequence ATGTCAAAAACTCAAGAAATTATTTCAGTGACAGAGAAATTTGGTGCGAATAACTATCATCCACTGCCTATCGTTGTATCTAAAGCTGAAGGTGTATGGGTAGAAGATCCAGAAGGCAACAAATACATGGACATGTTAAGTGCCTATTCAGCGGTTAATCAAGGACACCGTCATCCAAAAATTATTGAAGCCTTAAAAAATCAGGCTGATAAAATCACATTAACTTCAAGAGCATTCCATAATGACCAGCTCGGTCCTTGGTATGAAAAAGTAGCAAGCCTAACTGGTATGGATATGGTGCTGCCAATGAATACAGGTGCTGAAGCAGTCGAAACTGCGGTAAAAGCTGCTCGTCGATGGGCTTATGATGTAAAAGGTGTAGAAGCTGATTCAGCAGAAATCATTGTTTGTGAAGATAATTTCCATGGTCGTACGATGTCAGCTGTTTCTATGTCATCAAATGAAGAATATAAGCGTGGGTTCGGACCAATGTTGCCAGGAATTAAAGTAATTCCTTACGGTGACACTGAAGCGTTAAAAGCTAATATTACTCCAAATACAGCTGCATTTATCTTTGAACCAATCCAAGGTGAAGCCGGCATCATTATTCCAAGAGATGGTTTCTTAAAAGAAGCATATGACATCTGTAAGGAAAACAATGTGTTATACATAGCTGATGAAATTCAAGCTGGACTTGGACGTTCCGGAAAATTATTTGCAGTAGATTGGGAAGATGTAAAGCCTGATATGTTTATTTTAGGTAAAGCTCTAGGTGGTGGTGTATTCCCAATCTCGTGCGTTGCAGCAAATCGCAATGTACTAGGTGTATTTGAGCCAGGTTCTCACGGTTCAACATTTGGCGGAAACCCTCTGGCTTGTGCGGTTTCAATTGCAGCACTAGACGTTCTCATCGATGAAGATTTAGCTGGGCGCTCACAAAAACTCGGTTCTTATTTAGTTGAAAAATTAAAAGAGATCAAAAACCCTATTATTAAGGAAGTTCGTGGTAGAGGATTGTTTGTAGGTGTTGAATTAAACGAACCTGCTCGTTCATACTGCGAAAGTCTGAAGGAAAAAGGACTTCTTTGTAAAGAAACACATGAAAATGTAATCCGATTTGCTCCACCGTTAGTGATTTCACAAGAAGACTTAGATTGGGCAATTGAACGTATTAAAGAAGTTTTATCATAA
- a CDS encoding DUF1516 family protein, with protein sequence MIHFHVTAWFVTLILFFVAIYLQKANKQKPVKILQMVLRLFYLIVLATGLHLLAAYYQFQGLAVIKGIIGLWVIFCLEFILTRASKGKPTKVFWIQLILSLVLVFIFGYGVLG encoded by the coding sequence ATGATACACTTTCACGTAACTGCTTGGTTTGTAACATTAATTTTGTTCTTTGTTGCGATCTACTTACAAAAAGCAAACAAACAAAAGCCAGTTAAAATACTCCAAATGGTATTACGTTTATTTTATTTAATCGTACTAGCAACAGGGCTACATTTATTAGCTGCATATTATCAGTTCCAGGGTCTTGCAGTAATTAAGGGGATCATTGGTTTATGGGTAATTTTCTGCCTAGAGTTCATTCTAACAAGAGCGAGCAAAGGCAAACCAACAAAAGTGTTCTGGATTCAATTAATTCTGTCACTAGTACTTGTATTCATTTTTGGATATGGCGTATTAGGGTGA
- a CDS encoding DUF2777 family protein — protein sequence MNISERLKQLPPQDRSHIIGTVEYIQEQWILFDEQDDPISFKEFSGQPFEIWIHSKWVLFNNLDEGMAFGTMNYAIKDGDKVRIPNPLQFVYQEWLSELSDDTLMQFVNTLNQAGFSIFDCIYCHNYLFFQVANKRVSGTNFLLFDNDEQVCNVQHFFKRNGKHFDRFEFTLNSGTRKLLTTL from the coding sequence ATGAACATAAGTGAGCGTCTTAAACAACTTCCGCCTCAGGATCGATCTCATATTATCGGTACAGTTGAATATATCCAAGAGCAATGGATCCTCTTTGATGAGCAGGACGATCCCATTTCATTTAAGGAGTTTAGTGGGCAGCCTTTTGAAATTTGGATTCACTCTAAATGGGTTCTTTTCAATAATCTTGATGAAGGAATGGCATTTGGCACTATGAACTACGCAATAAAAGACGGAGATAAAGTTCGTATTCCAAATCCCTTGCAATTTGTTTACCAAGAGTGGCTAAGCGAATTATCGGATGATACACTTATGCAATTTGTGAATACGTTAAATCAGGCTGGTTTTTCTATTTTTGATTGTATTTATTGTCATAATTATTTATTTTTCCAGGTAGCGAATAAACGTGTGTCAGGAACAAACTTCTTACTATTTGATAACGACGAACAGGTTTGTAATGTACAACATTTTTTCAAACGTAATGGAAAGCATTTCGACCGTTTTGAGTTCACACTAAATAGCGGTACGAGAAAATTACTCACTACGCTGTAA
- the asnB gene encoding asparagine synthase (glutamine-hydrolyzing), with amino-acid sequence MCGITGWVSYKRVVENESKTIEKMAETLSFRGPDDTNIWVKKHAAFGHKRLVVVDPQGGKQPMTRQRGEQSYTICYNGELYNTEDIRKELLAKGYRFQSHSDTEVLLTAYIEWKEKCVEYLNGIFAFAVWDETNETLFIGRDRLGVKPLFFVEQDGNLMFGSELKALLAHPDIKPEIGLDGLAEVFGLGPSRSPGHGVFRGVKELRPAHALTFSRQGLKIWRYWNVESKPHTENVEETAERVRELFTDAVTRQLVSDVPVCTFLSGGVDSSAITAIASNAFEKEGKGPLHTYSIDYEDNDKYFEANEFQPNSDQYWIQLMSNTFNTKHHSSIIKTDQLVEDLTDAVMMRDLPGMADIDSSLLWFCREIKKDFVVGLSGECADEIFGGYPWFHRPDDLAAKAFPWMRSTEQRVDLLQPHWQKKLNLTQYVQDRYNETVRETPILEGESPQEARRRELFYLNIIWFMTTLLDRKDRMSMGASLEVRVPFADHRLVEYVWNIPWEMKMHGNREKGILRKALEGILPEDVLYRKKSPYPKTHNPHYTKAVKGWLEEILANKSSALYHFFEAEKLKEIVKSEGEAFKIPWFGQLMSGPQLLAHLAQTHVWFEKYGVDIKE; translated from the coding sequence ATGTGTGGTATTACAGGATGGGTGTCCTATAAAAGAGTAGTAGAAAATGAATCAAAAACAATTGAAAAGATGGCAGAAACACTTTCGTTTCGTGGACCAGATGATACAAATATTTGGGTGAAAAAGCATGCTGCATTTGGTCATAAAAGATTAGTAGTGGTTGACCCTCAAGGTGGCAAGCAGCCGATGACGAGACAAAGAGGGGAACAAAGCTATACGATTTGCTATAACGGTGAATTATACAATACAGAAGATATACGGAAAGAGCTATTAGCAAAAGGCTATCGTTTTCAATCACATTCAGATACTGAAGTATTATTAACAGCATATATAGAGTGGAAGGAAAAGTGTGTCGAATACTTAAACGGAATTTTTGCCTTTGCCGTATGGGATGAGACAAACGAAACGTTGTTTATCGGCCGAGATCGGTTAGGGGTAAAGCCTTTATTCTTCGTAGAACAAGATGGAAATCTTATGTTTGGATCAGAGTTAAAAGCACTACTTGCTCATCCTGATATTAAGCCGGAAATTGGATTAGATGGTTTAGCAGAAGTATTTGGCTTAGGCCCGTCCCGTTCACCAGGTCACGGTGTATTCAGAGGGGTTAAGGAATTAAGACCTGCACATGCTTTAACGTTTTCAAGGCAGGGGCTAAAAATATGGCGTTATTGGAATGTTGAAAGTAAGCCTCATACGGAAAACGTAGAAGAAACTGCTGAGAGAGTAAGAGAGTTGTTTACAGATGCAGTTACGAGACAGCTAGTCTCTGATGTACCAGTTTGTACATTTTTATCAGGTGGGGTGGATTCAAGTGCCATTACGGCAATAGCCTCTAATGCGTTCGAAAAAGAAGGAAAAGGTCCTCTTCATACGTACTCAATAGATTATGAGGATAATGATAAATACTTCGAAGCAAATGAATTTCAACCAAACTCAGATCAATATTGGATTCAACTAATGTCCAATACGTTCAATACAAAACACCATAGCTCAATTATTAAAACTGACCAGCTAGTAGAAGATTTAACGGATGCAGTAATGATGAGAGATCTACCGGGCATGGCAGACATTGACTCTTCATTGTTATGGTTTTGCAGAGAAATAAAGAAGGACTTTGTAGTAGGGTTATCCGGAGAATGTGCAGATGAAATCTTTGGTGGATATCCATGGTTTCACCGTCCGGATGATTTGGCAGCAAAAGCTTTTCCATGGATGAGGTCTACTGAGCAACGAGTGGATTTATTACAACCGCATTGGCAGAAAAAATTAAACCTAACTCAATATGTGCAAGATAGATATAATGAGACGGTCAGGGAAACACCAATTCTTGAGGGAGAATCACCACAAGAGGCCAGGCGCAGAGAGTTATTCTATTTAAATATCATTTGGTTTATGACGACATTGCTAGATCGAAAGGATCGCATGAGTATGGGGGCTAGTCTTGAGGTTCGTGTACCTTTTGCCGATCATCGATTAGTAGAATATGTATGGAACATACCGTGGGAAATGAAAATGCATGGAAACAGGGAAAAGGGTATATTGCGAAAAGCCTTAGAAGGAATATTACCAGAGGATGTGTTATATCGTAAGAAGAGCCCATATCCTAAGACACATAATCCACATTATACAAAAGCGGTGAAAGGCTGGTTAGAGGAAATTTTAGCAAATAAATCTTCAGCATTGTACCATTTCTTCGAAGCAGAAAAATTGAAAGAAATTGTTAAATCAGAGGGAGAAGCATTTAAGATTCCTTGGTTTGGTCAACTTATGTCTGGACCACAGTTACTAGCTCACTTAGCACAAACTCATGTATGGTTTGAAAAATACGGAGTTGATATAAAAGAATAA
- a CDS encoding MFS transporter, producing the protein MSESKAISDKKIIGIAGLAWMFDAMDVGLLSFLLVALQKDWNLTTEQMSWIGSVNSIGMVAGAFIFGALADKVGRKNVFIITLLLFSIGSGLSSIVSSLAIFLILRFFIGMGLGGELPVASTLVSEMVSAEKRGRVVVLLESFWAAGWILSALIAYFIIPEWGWRIALLLSALPAFYTLYLRFHLPDSPVYQQSRTEQKSSILENMKRVWSAEHKKQTFVLWILWFSVVFSYYGMFLWLPSVMVMKGFSLIRSFEYVLIMTLAQLPGYFTAAYFIEKIGRKFVLVVYLIGTAGSAYFFGNSDSTALLLTSGILLSFFNLGAWGALYAYTPEQYPTSIRGTGSGMASAFGRIGGVLGPLVVGYLIADDISISVIFTIFTFSILIGVIAVLLWGKETKQTILQD; encoded by the coding sequence ATGAGTGAATCAAAAGCTATTTCAGATAAGAAAATAATCGGCATTGCGGGACTGGCGTGGATGTTTGATGCAATGGATGTTGGACTCTTATCATTTTTACTCGTTGCCTTACAAAAAGATTGGAATTTAACAACTGAACAAATGAGCTGGATTGGGAGTGTTAACTCAATTGGAATGGTTGCCGGTGCCTTCATTTTTGGAGCATTGGCAGATAAAGTAGGCAGGAAGAATGTCTTTATCATTACTCTTTTATTGTTTTCGATTGGAAGTGGTTTATCCTCCATTGTATCCTCATTAGCTATTTTTCTAATTCTCCGTTTTTTCATTGGAATGGGTCTCGGCGGTGAGCTTCCTGTTGCTTCAACACTCGTTTCTGAGATGGTTTCTGCCGAGAAGCGTGGAAGAGTGGTTGTATTATTAGAGAGCTTTTGGGCAGCAGGTTGGATTTTGTCAGCACTGATTGCCTACTTTATTATTCCTGAATGGGGTTGGCGTATTGCCTTGTTACTAAGCGCCTTGCCCGCATTTTATACACTTTACTTACGATTTCACCTTCCCGATTCACCTGTCTATCAACAATCAAGGACAGAACAGAAGTCATCAATTCTAGAAAACATGAAAAGAGTTTGGTCTGCTGAACATAAGAAGCAAACCTTTGTGTTATGGATCTTATGGTTTAGTGTTGTTTTTTCGTATTATGGAATGTTTCTATGGCTACCTAGTGTGATGGTAATGAAAGGCTTCAGTTTAATACGCAGCTTTGAATATGTGTTAATTATGACACTTGCTCAATTACCTGGTTACTTTACTGCTGCTTATTTTATTGAAAAAATAGGTAGGAAGTTTGTGTTAGTCGTCTACTTAATTGGTACTGCCGGTAGTGCTTATTTCTTTGGTAATTCGGACTCAACTGCTCTATTGCTAACGAGTGGAATTCTTCTATCCTTCTTTAACTTGGGGGCTTGGGGAGCATTATATGCCTATACACCAGAGCAATATCCAACTTCTATTCGGGGGACTGGCTCGGGTATGGCCTCTGCTTTCGGAAGAATCGGTGGAGTATTAGGGCCACTTGTTGTTGGCTACCTCATAGCAGATGATATTTCGATCAGTGTGATTTTCACCATTTTTACATTCTCTATCTTAATCGGTGTCATTGCCGTACTACTATGGGGAAAAGAAACGAAACAAACAATATTGCAAGACTAA